GAGGACGAGCACAAGCTCACGGACCAGTTCGGAAACGTCCTGCCCCACGTCCACCTGCTTCCGAAGGGTTCAACCCCCAGGGCCCTGGCATACAAGGTTCACACCGACCTCGGGAAGACCTTCCTCTACGCGGTGAACGCGAGAACCCACAGGCGCGTTGGAGAAGACTACGAGCTGGAGTTCAATGACATCATCAAAATCGTAGCCACGGCACGCTGATTTTTGAGTTTGCCGTTTTATTCTTCTTCAACTTCCCTGATCAGCTCCTGGTAGAGCCTCGGCTCAACGTCATCCTCGGTGAGGCCGAGCCTTCCGGCGATTTCCCATATCCTGCGCTTGGCTTCTTCCACGTTGTCCGAGATGACCTCGATGTCCAGGAAGTCCCCCAGCCCAGCTACCTCGTTCAGCTCGAAGGTAACGCCATCCAGCCGGTAAACGAGGCGGCGTTTCCTGATCCAAATATCCTCCCTGAACCCGAGGCGCTTCAGGATCTCGACGGTCCCGTCGAAGTCCGAAACCTCCACTTCGATCTCGTCGAACTCCTCGTTTCGCCCGGGGTCGGCTATGCGCTTGTAGGTTAAGAAAGACCTCCCAAGGTTCGAGATTCTCCGAACCCGAAGAAGCTCATGTGGAGGAAGGGAGAAATAGAGATCCTCCTGGAGCTCCTCCCGCACGAAGTCCGCACCGAGGGATTCTATCGCAGCCCGGGCCTGATTGAAGTCGATGCGAAACTTTACCTCGATCT
The nucleotide sequence above comes from Thermococcus celericrescens. Encoded proteins:
- the cyaB gene encoding class IV adenylate cyclase — translated: MEIEVKFRIDFNQARAAIESLGADFVREELQEDLYFSLPPHELLRVRRISNLGRSFLTYKRIADPGRNEEFDEIEVEVSDFDGTVEILKRLGFREDIWIRKRRLVYRLDGVTFELNEVAGLGDFLDIEVISDNVEEAKRRIWEIAGRLGLTEDDVEPRLYQELIREVEEE